In the uncultured Methanobacterium sp. genome, one interval contains:
- the fbp gene encoding fructose-1,6-bisphosphate aldolase/phosphatase, with product MKTTISVIKADVGSIAGHGLAHPAILKKCEEILGKAKEEELLIDYYVTNCGDDTELIMTHTQGEENEEIHEMAWNAFLEGTAIAKELKLYGAGQDLLSDTFSGNIKGMGPGVAEMEFKERPSDPVVVFCCDKTEPGAFNLPIYKMFADPFSTAGLVIDPSMHNGFEFEVYDVMEHKKVKLTCPDEMYDLLALLGTISRYVIKRVRRRDDKEIAASISTERLNLMAGKYVGKDDPVAIVRSQSGFPAAGEIVEPFAFPHLVGGWMRGSHNGPLMPVGQKNAYPVRFDGPPRIMALGFQIADGRLVGPADMFDDPAFDRSRALASEVAEYMRRHGPFEPHRLPADEMEYTTLPGVMEKLSGRFEDI from the coding sequence ATGAAAACCACCATTAGTGTGATAAAAGCAGACGTTGGTAGTATAGCAGGACACGGATTAGCTCACCCCGCAATATTAAAAAAATGTGAAGAGATCTTAGGAAAAGCCAAGGAAGAAGAACTTCTCATTGATTATTATGTAACCAATTGTGGTGACGACACAGAACTTATAATGACCCACACCCAGGGTGAAGAAAACGAAGAAATCCATGAAATGGCATGGAATGCGTTTTTAGAAGGAACCGCCATTGCTAAAGAATTAAAACTTTACGGTGCAGGTCAAGATCTTTTATCCGACACATTCTCTGGAAACATCAAAGGAATGGGTCCTGGAGTTGCAGAAATGGAATTTAAAGAAAGGCCCAGTGACCCTGTGGTTGTTTTCTGTTGTGATAAGACCGAACCCGGAGCATTTAACCTGCCCATCTATAAAATGTTCGCAGACCCATTCAGCACTGCAGGTCTTGTAATCGACCCATCAATGCACAATGGATTTGAATTTGAAGTTTACGATGTCATGGAACACAAAAAAGTAAAACTGACCTGTCCTGATGAAATGTACGATTTACTGGCCCTCCTGGGTACCATCAGCAGATACGTCATAAAACGTGTCCGCAGAAGGGATGACAAAGAAATCGCAGCTTCCATCAGTACCGAAAGGTTAAATCTCATGGCCGGTAAATACGTTGGAAAAGACGACCCAGTAGCCATAGTAAGATCACAGTCCGGATTCCCCGCAGCAGGAGAAATTGTGGAACCATTCGCATTCCCACACTTAGTGGGTGGATGGATGAGAGGATCACACAACGGACCATTAATGCCAGTAGGACAGAAAAACGCATACCCTGTAAGATTTGACGGACCTCCAAGGATCATGGCTTTAGGATTCCAGATTGCTGATGGCAGATTAGTAGGACCCGCCGACATGTTCGATGACCCTGCATTTGATCGTTCCCGAGCACTGGCCTCAGAAGTTGCCGAGTACATGAGAAGACACGGCCCATTCGAACCACACAGGTTACCTGCTGATGAAATGGAATATACCACTCTACCTGGTGTCATGGAAAAACTCAGTGGAAGATTTGAAGATATTTAA
- a CDS encoding TIGR00153 family protein: protein MRKFFGKESMVEGHSRQHVELVYQSVQKLKEIMPPFYRGEFDILDAKVIEMSILETKADEVRRIMEIEFFKGAFLPFDREDRIILAELVDNVADMTQEAAYGISLSRITFPPHYKDDFDELVDEVIDSIAVLKDCIELLDVDLGEALKKAHEVEEREIKVDIIERRIIKKLYQSYRDEEFGILRLIELKAMVTRLGNIVDRAEDASDRVPIIAAKRKG, encoded by the coding sequence ATGAGGAAGTTCTTCGGTAAAGAGTCCATGGTGGAGGGACATTCCCGCCAACACGTGGAACTGGTCTACCAGTCCGTTCAGAAACTCAAAGAAATAATGCCCCCATTTTACAGGGGTGAATTTGATATCCTGGATGCTAAAGTGATTGAAATGTCAATCCTGGAAACCAAAGCCGATGAAGTTCGCAGGATCATGGAAATTGAATTCTTCAAAGGAGCTTTCCTTCCCTTTGATCGGGAAGACAGAATAATTCTGGCAGAACTGGTGGATAATGTAGCAGACATGACCCAGGAAGCCGCTTACGGAATAAGTCTCAGTAGAATCACATTCCCCCCACATTATAAAGATGATTTTGATGAACTGGTGGATGAGGTTATCGATTCAATTGCTGTTTTAAAAGATTGTATTGAACTTCTGGATGTTGATCTGGGAGAAGCCCTCAAGAAAGCCCATGAAGTTGAAGAACGGGAAATTAAAGTAGACATAATTGAGAGGCGTATAATTAAAAAACTTTACCAATCTTACCGTGATGAGGAATTTGGAATTTTAAGATTAATAGAACTTAAAGCAATGGTTACCCGCTTAGGGAATATTGTGGATCGGGCGGAGGACGCCTCAGACAGGGTACCCATCATCGCTGCCAAGAGAAAAGGTTGA
- a CDS encoding L-threonylcarbamoyladenylate synthase, with amino-acid sequence MKIIKVDPANPEKEKMAMVRDSLQGGKTVVYPTDTVYGLGANIFHEGAIQKVYLMKERPLTKPISVCVSRVEDIQQVAHLNLQLEELIQKILPGPYTLILNKKEIVPLLITGGTDKIGVRIPDNSICREISREVPITTTSANISGHPSPVSAQEARKDLDDHPDILIDSGPCSGGISSTVVDLTVTPPRILREGAGMEKLLQFMEKGVISNLHK; translated from the coding sequence ATGAAAATCATTAAAGTTGATCCAGCTAATCCTGAAAAAGAGAAAATGGCAATGGTCAGGGATAGTTTGCAAGGTGGGAAAACTGTGGTTTACCCCACTGACACGGTCTACGGATTAGGGGCTAATATATTCCATGAAGGAGCCATTCAAAAGGTTTACCTTATGAAGGAAAGGCCTTTAACTAAACCAATCTCGGTATGTGTTTCACGGGTAGAAGATATTCAACAGGTAGCCCACCTGAATCTGCAATTAGAGGAGCTAATCCAGAAGATCCTCCCTGGACCTTACACCCTTATCTTAAATAAGAAGGAGATAGTTCCCTTGCTGATCACAGGTGGAACTGATAAAATAGGGGTTAGAATTCCGGATAACTCTATTTGCAGGGAAATCTCAAGGGAAGTTCCCATCACCACCACAAGTGCCAATATATCTGGCCATCCCTCCCCGGTATCTGCCCAGGAGGCGCGCAAAGATCTGGATGATCATCCAGATATCCTAATTGATTCTGGACCCTGCAGTGGTGGAATTTCCTCTACAGTGGTTGATCTGACAGTGACCCCACCACGCATCCTGCGGGAAGGGGCTGGAATGGAAAAACTACTCCAGTTTATGGAAAAAGGGGTTATTAGTAATTTACATAAGTAG
- a CDS encoding pyridoxal phosphate-dependent aminotransferase yields MISPKKYAKAAKVLPKGFKTANEFFNYVYNDPDMIWMGQNTNHLHDQDGISEAMVASIQGNDYCKYPPPEGFPRLKELIMNDLGLGSEYDILVTAGATESLYMCANDILEPENNTITCDPGYLIIDNFASRFGDHVKSVPIYSPECSYKLTPELVRENLDKNTKLVSLVDPLNPLGSSYTRQERKEFKEIAEDHDIYLLHDITYRDFAHDHQLMAEVCPEHTVTVYSFSKIYGMAGMRIGAVIGVPEIINSIRTIVVNDLGTNLVAQNGAMAAIESKPQWIDRVKGTTRQNQDIIKQAVDQVDGAFIAVYPSDGNMMAIDMVDTGVTPREMADYLIERKIFSREGSYTSKKFGHRYLRVSFSIPTPQVEYFAQCFLEGMDALKGSK; encoded by the coding sequence ATGATTTCACCCAAAAAGTACGCTAAAGCCGCAAAAGTACTGCCAAAAGGCTTTAAAACAGCTAACGAATTTTTTAACTATGTTTACAATGATCCGGACATGATCTGGATGGGTCAAAACACCAACCACCTCCATGACCAGGACGGGATCAGCGAGGCCATGGTAGCCAGTATACAGGGCAATGATTACTGCAAGTATCCCCCACCAGAAGGTTTTCCACGTCTCAAGGAACTCATTATGAATGACTTGGGGCTGGGCAGTGAATATGACATTCTGGTAACTGCAGGGGCAACAGAATCACTTTATATGTGTGCCAATGACATCCTGGAACCGGAAAACAACACCATAACCTGCGATCCTGGATATCTCATTATCGATAATTTCGCCAGCCGTTTCGGGGACCATGTTAAATCCGTACCAATTTACAGCCCGGAGTGCAGTTACAAACTAACTCCCGAACTGGTCAGGGAGAACCTGGACAAAAATACCAAACTGGTATCCCTGGTTGATCCACTTAATCCTCTGGGATCATCCTACACTCGACAGGAACGCAAAGAGTTCAAGGAAATTGCAGAGGATCATGACATCTACCTCTTACATGATATCACTTACCGTGATTTTGCACATGATCATCAACTCATGGCAGAGGTTTGCCCAGAGCATACAGTGACTGTGTACAGTTTCTCCAAGATCTATGGAATGGCTGGTATGAGAATTGGTGCTGTAATTGGAGTACCTGAGATAATCAACTCCATACGTACCATTGTTGTCAACGACCTTGGAACTAACCTGGTAGCCCAGAACGGAGCAATGGCAGCTATTGAATCCAAACCACAATGGATTGATCGGGTTAAAGGAACCACCCGCCAGAACCAGGACATAATCAAACAGGCAGTGGACCAGGTTGACGGAGCATTCATAGCAGTCTACCCATCAGATGGAAACATGATGGCTATTGACATGGTCGACACTGGAGTTACACCAAGGGAAATGGCAGACTACCTCATAGAACGTAAGATATTCTCCAGGGAAGGATCCTACACCAGTAAGAAATTCGGGCACCGCTACCTAAGGGTGAGCTTTTCCATACCCACACCACAAGTGGAGTACTTCGCGCAGTGTTTCCTGGAAGGGATGGACGCGTTGAAGGGTTCTAAATAA
- a CDS encoding HEAT repeat domain-containing protein, translating to MEVEKNVKRLIETLKDDDELVQVQTTEMLEEIGEPAVEQLIDALDDEDKNVRKGAAKVLGLIGDARAIDPLIGTMKDDNKWVRRSASGALSNMGQSAVDPLIKTLQDEDWRVRGGAAWALSNIKSPESLDPLINVMNDDSGFVRAGAVMALGNIGGEKAEGALEEALKDKSGYVRRVAQGFLNKD from the coding sequence ATGGAAGTTGAAAAAAACGTCAAAAGACTGATTGAAACTTTAAAAGATGATGATGAACTTGTGCAAGTCCAGACTACCGAAATGCTGGAAGAAATTGGAGAGCCTGCAGTGGAACAGCTCATTGATGCCCTTGATGATGAGGATAAAAATGTCCGCAAGGGAGCAGCCAAGGTATTAGGCCTAATTGGTGACGCAAGAGCCATTGACCCACTCATTGGAACCATGAAAGATGACAATAAATGGGTACGCAGATCCGCTTCCGGAGCCCTGAGTAATATGGGGCAATCAGCCGTGGACCCTCTGATCAAAACTCTGCAGGATGAAGATTGGAGGGTTAGAGGAGGGGCTGCATGGGCTTTGAGCAATATAAAATCCCCTGAATCGTTAGATCCATTAATTAATGTTATGAACGATGACAGTGGATTTGTAAGGGCCGGTGCAGTAATGGCCCTGGGAAACATTGGCGGGGAAAAAGCTGAAGGCGCACTGGAAGAAGCACTTAAAGATAAAAGTGGTTATGTTCGCAGGGTTGCTCAAGGTTTCCTGAATAAGGACTAA
- a CDS encoding response regulator, whose amino-acid sequence MKILIVEDDKRTILDLKSILTELGHNIVKIASSGEEAIQDAGDLNPDLIIINIKLKGQMSGVEAAHKIEDLYKIPIIFLTVFIKNCLNMSLQLPDDAVVLSKPIKRDHLEYCISRVFNK is encoded by the coding sequence ATGAAGATTTTAATTGTTGAAGACGATAAAAGAACTATTTTGGATTTAAAATCTATTTTAACAGAATTAGGGCATAATATAGTTAAAATAGCTTCCAGTGGAGAAGAAGCAATTCAAGATGCCGGAGATTTAAATCCAGATCTGATTATAATCAACATAAAATTAAAAGGTCAAATGAGTGGTGTGGAGGCTGCCCACAAGATAGAAGATCTTTATAAAATCCCCATTATCTTTCTCACGGTCTTCATCAAAAACTGTTTAAATATGTCATTGCAATTACCCGATGATGCTGTTGTTTTAAGTAAGCCCATAAAACGTGATCATTTAGAGTACTGTATCTCGAGAGTGTTTAATAAATAA
- a CDS encoding ribosome biogenesis/translation initiation ATPase RLI yields the protein MTRISILDHDRCQPKKCNYMCIEYCPGVRMEEDTITIDPKTKKPIMSEELCSGCGICTNRCPFHAISIINLPEALEDPIHRYGQNQFELFGLPSIREGSVVGLLGPNGIGKSTIIRILSGELKPNLGDYDEETSWEDIINYFKGNQLQNYFQNLSEGNLKAVHKPQMVDLLPKFVKGKVEGLLNSVDQRDKLDSVTHALELDSIMDREIVNLSGGELQRVAIAAAVLRDADFYYFDEPTSWLDVRQRLNAVQVIRELADEGKSILVIEHDLAALDAISDYVHILYGQPGGYGVVSQMRGVRVGINTYIGGYLREENVRFRKQAIEFQVRPPSAAVDAEVLAEYSDLEKSYDKFKLGVDEGQVQHDEIITAFGPNGIGKTTFAKMLAGVEKPDNGKIQKKVKISYKPQYLVSDYSGTVQEFLYTTAPNYGTNIFKTEIMKPFLLEELLEKKMDELSGGELQRLSVAISLSQDADIYLFDEPTAFLDVEQRLRAARAIRRVTEGRNAAAIIVDHDIVFIDYISSRAMVFTGEPGVEGHATSPMDLRSAMNRFLSDVGITFRRDKETKRPRVNKQDSYLDREQKEKGEYYYLKS from the coding sequence TTGACTAGAATATCCATATTGGACCATGACCGTTGTCAGCCAAAGAAATGTAATTACATGTGTATTGAATACTGTCCAGGGGTGCGCATGGAAGAAGACACCATTACCATCGATCCCAAGACTAAAAAACCGATAATGTCTGAGGAACTGTGTTCAGGGTGCGGGATATGCACCAACCGCTGCCCATTCCACGCAATAAGTATTATTAACCTACCAGAGGCACTGGAAGACCCCATACACCGTTACGGACAGAACCAGTTTGAATTATTTGGTTTACCAAGCATAAGGGAAGGTTCCGTGGTGGGACTGCTGGGACCCAATGGTATTGGAAAATCAACCATCATCCGCATTCTTTCCGGGGAATTAAAACCCAATTTAGGAGATTATGATGAAGAAACATCCTGGGAGGATATAATCAACTACTTCAAAGGTAATCAACTACAAAATTACTTCCAGAACCTTTCTGAAGGTAATTTAAAGGCAGTACACAAACCTCAGATGGTGGATCTTTTGCCTAAATTCGTGAAGGGAAAGGTGGAGGGATTGTTAAACAGTGTGGACCAGCGAGATAAACTGGACTCAGTAACCCATGCCCTGGAACTGGACTCTATCATGGACCGTGAAATAGTAAATTTGAGTGGGGGAGAGCTGCAGAGGGTGGCCATTGCAGCAGCAGTACTTAGAGATGCTGATTTTTATTATTTTGACGAACCAACCAGCTGGTTGGATGTACGGCAGCGTTTAAACGCGGTACAGGTTATCCGTGAACTTGCTGATGAGGGAAAATCAATACTGGTCATTGAACACGACCTGGCAGCTCTGGATGCAATATCAGACTACGTTCATATTTTATACGGGCAACCCGGTGGTTACGGTGTGGTTTCCCAGATGCGTGGGGTGAGAGTGGGCATAAATACCTACATTGGTGGATACTTGCGGGAGGAAAATGTTCGCTTCCGGAAGCAGGCCATTGAATTCCAGGTACGGCCCCCATCTGCTGCAGTAGATGCTGAGGTTCTGGCCGAATACAGCGACCTGGAAAAATCCTACGACAAGTTCAAGCTGGGAGTGGATGAAGGTCAGGTGCAGCATGATGAGATCATCACTGCCTTCGGACCCAATGGTATTGGTAAAACCACCTTTGCCAAGATGCTGGCAGGAGTGGAAAAACCAGATAACGGTAAAATCCAGAAAAAGGTTAAAATCAGTTACAAACCACAGTATCTGGTATCTGATTACAGTGGGACAGTACAGGAGTTCCTGTATACCACTGCACCCAACTACGGCACCAACATCTTCAAAACCGAGATCATGAAGCCCTTCCTCCTGGAAGAACTTCTGGAGAAGAAGATGGATGAGCTGAGTGGTGGGGAACTACAGCGCTTATCAGTGGCCATATCACTATCTCAGGATGCAGATATATACCTCTTTGACGAGCCCACTGCATTTTTAGATGTTGAACAGCGCCTCCGAGCAGCCAGGGCAATTCGTCGTGTTACTGAAGGTCGTAATGCTGCCGCAATCATTGTGGACCACGATATAGTGTTCATTGATTACATATCCAGCAGGGCCATGGTCTTCACTGGTGAACCAGGGGTAGAAGGTCATGCCACCAGTCCCATGGACTTACGTTCGGCCATGAACCGGTTCCTATCCGATGTAGGAATAACCTTCAGAAGGGATAAGGAAACCAAACGACCACGGGTTAATAAACAGGACAGTTACCTTGACCGGGAACAAAAGGAAAAAGGAGAATATTATTATCTTAAAAGTTAA
- the radB gene encoding DNA repair and recombination protein RadB: MSEILSNMNEKGKIPTSSPIDSLIGGGVEKGCITQFYGPPGSGKTNITLNLLVQNAKNGNSGIFVDTEGGLSIERVKQLSGSDFNELASNIIVFEPSTFSEQDSTLRRIEKMVESGDEVELIILDSAVALYRVRDGDSSQINLELGRQMGLLTRLARKHDIAVVITNQVYASFEGEGMVEPVGGTILKYRSKIMVELERGDVSGERYAILKRHRSRPEGLRTRFRIVDSGLK; this comes from the coding sequence ATGTCAGAAATTCTATCCAACATGAATGAAAAGGGTAAAATACCCACATCATCCCCTATTGACTCCCTCATTGGGGGTGGGGTTGAAAAAGGATGTATAACGCAATTCTACGGACCTCCGGGGTCTGGTAAGACTAACATAACCCTTAACCTCCTGGTTCAAAATGCTAAAAATGGTAACAGTGGAATTTTTGTAGATACTGAGGGTGGCCTGTCCATTGAAAGGGTTAAACAGTTATCAGGTTCTGATTTCAATGAACTGGCATCTAACATAATAGTTTTTGAGCCTTCAACCTTCTCAGAACAGGATTCTACTTTGCGCAGGATTGAGAAGATGGTGGAGTCTGGTGATGAGGTGGAACTGATTATCCTGGACTCTGCAGTGGCCCTTTATCGGGTTCGTGATGGTGATTCCTCTCAGATCAACCTGGAACTAGGAAGACAGATGGGTCTTTTAACCAGACTGGCCCGTAAACATGATATTGCGGTGGTGATCACCAATCAGGTTTACGCCAGTTTTGAGGGTGAAGGCATGGTTGAACCCGTGGGGGGTACTATTTTAAAGTACAGGAGCAAGATCATGGTTGAACTGGAGAGGGGCGATGTTAGTGGGGAAAGATATGCCATCTTGAAAAGGCATCGCAGTCGACCGGAAGGACTGCGCACCCGGTTCCGTATCGTGGATAGTGGTCTCAAATAG
- a CDS encoding DUF434 domain-containing protein, translated as MNFNDPILKEAKKDFQYLLERGFPRTGALEYVGNHYLLGQMQRNYLNRTVFSREKIKTRKDKLILLSDVKGKDVLVDGYNVLITTETMFQGADDLIVNCDDGVTRDVKAVFGKYKENETTELALKSIIFLLKLFNPNRMLFYYDSPVSLSGELARTTKEILDSCEVPGDAQTSKNVDSKLVSISHKLGAVVATSDGIIMDKVDSVLDIPAYISRACKR; from the coding sequence ATGAATTTCAATGATCCTATTTTAAAAGAAGCTAAAAAAGACTTTCAGTACCTCTTAGAACGTGGTTTTCCCAGAACTGGAGCTTTGGAATATGTGGGGAATCATTACCTCCTGGGACAGATGCAAAGAAACTACCTAAACCGCACTGTTTTCTCCAGGGAAAAAATCAAAACCCGTAAAGATAAATTAATCCTCCTGTCGGATGTAAAGGGTAAAGATGTTCTGGTGGATGGTTACAATGTTCTCATTACCACTGAAACCATGTTTCAGGGTGCAGATGATTTGATTGTAAACTGTGATGATGGAGTTACCCGGGATGTTAAAGCAGTTTTCGGGAAATACAAAGAAAATGAAACCACTGAACTAGCTCTGAAATCCATCATATTCTTACTAAAACTTTTTAACCCCAACAGAATGCTTTTTTATTATGATAGTCCGGTGAGTTTAAGTGGGGAGCTGGCCAGAACCACCAAGGAAATTTTAGACTCCTGTGAAGTTCCAGGTGATGCTCAAACCTCAAAAAATGTGGATTCGAAACTGGTTAGTATATCCCACAAACTGGGAGCAGTGGTGGCCACCAGCGATGGTATAATAATGGATAAAGTGGATAGTGTGCTGGATATACCTGCTTACATTTCAAGAGCGTGTAAACGTTAA
- a CDS encoding isocitrate/isopropylmalate dehydrogenase family protein, which translates to MYTITVIPGDGIGPEVMEVTLDILKASDLEFDFQEARAGYACFEDTGTNLPDETVEMAKNSDATLFGAVTSVPEQKTAGSILALRKKLGLYANLRPVKSYPGVKAVYEDLDILIIRENSEGLYSEIEEYTEEGATALRVITRKASERISNVAFKEALKSGKTRVTAVHKANVLRKTDGVFRDSFWKVAQEYNQMDAYSDIETDEFYVDAAAMFLVTDPYRFQVLVTTNLFGDILSDEGAGLVGGLGMAPSANIGDDNGLFEPVHGSAPDIAGKGVANPAAMILSACLMLNFLGEHQEAFKLEEALIKVLEQGKYLTPDLGGTSTTEEMARAVREIFQK; encoded by the coding sequence ATGTACACAATAACAGTAATACCCGGAGATGGTATAGGTCCGGAGGTTATGGAAGTTACCCTAGATATTCTCAAAGCTTCTGATTTGGAATTTGATTTTCAGGAAGCCAGGGCAGGTTATGCCTGTTTTGAGGATACTGGGACTAATTTGCCTGATGAGACAGTAGAAATGGCGAAAAATAGTGATGCAACTCTTTTCGGAGCAGTTACCTCTGTTCCGGAACAGAAAACTGCGGGTTCCATACTGGCCCTCAGAAAAAAATTGGGTTTATATGCCAATTTAAGACCAGTTAAATCATATCCTGGCGTAAAAGCAGTTTACGAGGATCTGGATATCTTAATAATTCGGGAAAACAGCGAAGGTCTTTACTCTGAAATTGAGGAGTACACTGAAGAAGGGGCAACTGCTTTAAGGGTCATTACCCGGAAGGCATCAGAGCGCATATCCAATGTAGCATTCAAAGAAGCTCTTAAAAGCGGTAAAACTCGGGTTACTGCAGTTCATAAGGCCAATGTCCTTAGAAAAACTGATGGTGTATTCAGGGATTCCTTCTGGAAAGTTGCTCAGGAATACAACCAGATGGATGCATACAGTGACATTGAGACGGACGAATTTTACGTGGATGCAGCAGCTATGTTTCTGGTCACTGATCCCTATCGGTTCCAGGTACTGGTAACCACCAACCTTTTCGGTGATATATTATCTGATGAGGGTGCTGGACTGGTAGGTGGTCTGGGAATGGCACCATCTGCTAATATTGGGGATGATAATGGATTGTTTGAGCCCGTTCATGGTTCTGCCCCTGATATTGCAGGGAAAGGTGTGGCTAACCCTGCAGCCATGATTTTATCGGCTTGTTTAATGCTTAATTTCCTGGGAGAACATCAGGAGGCATTTAAGCTGGAAGAAGCTTTGATAAAGGTTCTAGAACAGGGAAAATATCTTACACCTGACCTGGGAGGAACATCCACTACCGAAGAGATGGCCAGGGCAGTCCGTGAAATTTTCCAAAAATAG
- a CDS encoding DUF357 domain-containing protein produces the protein MDAVDRIKKDLDLFAKNIKEIESIKINGEEGKIVEMACNYRDDTRYYLEQEDYLTSFGCITYAHGLLDAVRLLHNLIKDE, from the coding sequence ATGGATGCAGTAGATAGAATCAAAAAAGATTTGGACCTTTTTGCAAAAAATATAAAAGAAATAGAATCTATAAAAATCAATGGTGAAGAGGGAAAAATTGTGGAAATGGCCTGTAACTATCGGGATGACACCAGATATTACCTGGAACAGGAAGATTATCTCACCTCCTTTGGATGCATAACCTATGCACACGGACTCCTGGATGCAGTACGTCTTTTACACAACCTAATAAAGGACGAATAA
- a CDS encoding malate dehydrogenase — translation MKVSVIGASGRVGKAAAFCLAEESAVSEVVLLSREKSLGQVQGEALDMNDAMAAKDIRVSITPTANFEDIKDSKIVVITSGMPRTPEMTRMDVAIPNAKIIAEYAQLVAKHAPESIILVITNPVDVMTYVAYKASGFPRNRVIGLGNHLDSLRLKNLIAKHFNIHVSEIHTRIIGEHGDHMVLLLSSTSIGGILVKYFPQYQSFDVDAIVDKVKNAGSYVINKKGATEYGPAFAISNIVKTIINDEKRILTLTTYLDGEIDDVGDVCLGVPVKLGINGVERIISGKMSDKELEDFKTAARVVKNSTDEVMASLDGKVNFSK, via the coding sequence ATGAAGGTTAGTGTAATTGGCGCATCAGGTAGAGTAGGTAAAGCAGCTGCTTTTTGCCTGGCTGAAGAAAGTGCTGTAAGTGAAGTAGTGCTGTTATCCCGTGAAAAAAGTCTGGGTCAGGTTCAGGGTGAAGCCCTTGATATGAATGATGCCATGGCTGCCAAGGATATTCGAGTGTCCATAACTCCCACTGCCAATTTTGAGGATATAAAAGATTCCAAAATCGTGGTAATAACTTCTGGCATGCCCAGAACTCCTGAAATGACCCGTATGGATGTAGCCATTCCTAACGCTAAAATTATAGCAGAATACGCCCAATTAGTTGCCAAACACGCCCCTGAATCCATAATCCTAGTTATCACCAACCCAGTGGATGTCATGACCTACGTGGCATACAAAGCTTCTGGATTCCCACGAAACAGGGTTATTGGGTTGGGAAACCACCTTGACTCACTGCGGTTAAAGAATCTCATTGCCAAACATTTCAACATCCATGTTAGCGAAATACACACCCGGATCATCGGCGAACACGGCGACCATATGGTGCTGCTTTTAAGCTCCACCTCCATTGGTGGAATACTGGTGAAGTACTTCCCCCAGTACCAGTCATTTGACGTGGATGCAATTGTGGATAAAGTTAAAAATGCAGGCAGCTACGTCATTAACAAAAAGGGTGCCACTGAATATGGACCTGCCTTCGCTATTTCCAACATTGTTAAAACCATTATAAACGATGAAAAGAGAATACTGACCCTAACCACTTACCTTGATGGTGAAATAGATGATGTGGGAGACGTATGTCTGGGAGTGCCGGTGAAATTAGGTATAAATGGCGTGGAACGAATTATCAGCGGAAAAATGAGTGATAAAGAATTAGAAGATTTCAAAACAGCCGCCAGAGTTGTTAAAAACTCTACCGATGAAGTAATGGCATCCCTGGATGGAAAAGTTAACTTTTCAAAATAA
- the pgsA gene encoding archaetidylinositol phosphate synthase translates to MLNQVRPQFQRFIDPIARRIGLHPNVLTIMGLLVSLCAAYAFSQQNLLLGGLLILLSGFFDVIDGAVARNNNTKSKFGGFLDSTSDRFADAFIIIGIIYGGFVNWFWGILALLASLSVSYVRARAEVEGIKCDVGIAERAERLFIILGGAFIGYFTNPQLVMSLAILLVVILGYITVIQRIYHSWKELKDL, encoded by the coding sequence ATGCTTAATCAAGTTCGGCCCCAATTTCAAAGATTCATAGACCCCATAGCCAGGAGAATTGGGTTACACCCCAATGTACTCACAATCATGGGATTACTGGTTAGTCTTTGCGCTGCTTATGCATTTTCCCAGCAAAACCTGCTTTTAGGCGGACTCCTCATCCTCTTAAGCGGTTTTTTTGACGTGATCGATGGGGCTGTAGCTCGCAACAATAACACCAAGAGCAAATTCGGCGGTTTTCTGGACTCCACCTCGGACCGCTTCGCAGATGCATTCATAATCATCGGAATTATCTATGGTGGATTTGTGAACTGGTTCTGGGGTATTCTTGCATTACTCGCCTCATTGAGTGTGAGTTATGTCCGGGCCCGGGCAGAGGTGGAAGGAATTAAATGTGATGTGGGAATAGCAGAACGAGCCGAACGGCTGTTCATAATTCTGGGTGGCGCATTTATCGGATACTTCACCAACCCCCAGCTGGTTATGTCACTGGCAATTCTACTGGTAGTTATTTTGGGATATATAACTGTAATACAACGTATTTATCACTCCTGGAAGGAACTTAAAGATCTTTAG